From the genome of Oxyura jamaicensis isolate SHBP4307 breed ruddy duck chromosome 2, BPBGC_Ojam_1.0, whole genome shotgun sequence, one region includes:
- the TMEM106B gene encoding transmembrane protein 106B has translation MGKSLSHLPMHTCKEDGYDGGTVSDNMRNGLVHSELHNEDGRCGDVSQFPYVEFTGRDSVTCPTCQGTGRIPRGQENQLVALIPYSDQRLRPRRTKLYVTASVIVCLLLSGLAVFFLFPRSIDVEYIGVKSVYVTYEEGRRIIYLNITNTLNITNNNYYSVEVANITAQVQFSKTVIGKARLNNITNIGPLDMKQIDYMVPTVIQDEMSYMFDFCTLASIKVHNIVVMMQVTVTTSYFGHSEQISQERYQYVDCGGNTTYQLGQSEYLNVLQPPQ, from the exons ATGGGAAAATCTCTTTCTCATCTACCGATGCATACGTGTAAGGAGGATGGCTACGATGGAGGTACAGTGTCGGATAACATGAGGAACGGGTTAGTTCACTCAGAGCTGCACAACGAGGATGGCAGGTGTGGGGACGTGTCGCAGTTTCCCTACGTGGAATTCACAGGAAGGGACAGTGTCACTTGTCCTACCTGCCAGGGAACGGGAAGGATTCCACGAG ggCAGGAAAACCAGCTGGTAGCATTAATTCCATACAGTGATCAGAGACTGAGGCCAAGAAGAAC AAAACTCTACGTGACTGCTTCTGTAATCGTATGTCTACTTCTTTCTGGGCTGGCTGTATTCTTCTTGTTTCCTCGCTCAATTGACGTTGAATACATTGGTGTGAAGTCAGTGTATGTCACTTACGAAGAGGGTAGACgtataatatatttaaatattacg aacaCACTAAATATAACAAACAACAACTATTACTCTGTTGAAGTAGCAAACATTACAGCCCaagttcagttttcaaaaacagttATTGGCAAAGCACGGCTAAACAACATCACCAACATTGGTCCTCTGGATATGAAGCAG attgaCTATATGGTGCCCACAGTCATACAGGATGAAATGAGCTACATGTT tgaCTTCTGTACTTTAGCATCTATCAAAGTGCATAACATAGTAGTGATGATGCA aGTGACAGTGACAACCTCTTACTTTGGCCACTCGGAGCAAATATCCCAAGAGAGATACCAGTATGTGGACTGTGGAGGAAACACAACCTACCAGCTGGGCCAGTCAGAATATTTAAATGTACTTCAGCCTCCGCAGTAA